From Hermetia illucens chromosome 6, iHerIll2.2.curated.20191125, whole genome shotgun sequence, one genomic window encodes:
- the LOC119658744 gene encoding uncharacterized protein LOC119658744, protein MASNGDGVSEDTTSNGVDVGMQLLTEDFFHDILEKQFGKCTIKKFTVAPSSSAGENYVCTMYRVTIEVEKEDGTEDSTRYIIKMMPPNDPTAEMKKSLGIFEKEVEMYQKIVPQFEEILIENGVKTALAPKCWKVAYDPEMLIMEDLGARKFSNINRLNGMDMEHAKMVLSKLAQFHAASVCLLEKNGPFSNLVMGSMVNNEHFRAMQPIFWSNILKNLRLWKTCQEYVHRMEKMSERILSIYEDIYDPKPDEFNVILHGDLWANNIMFQHDEDGQPKDVLFVDLQISRYGSPVHDLIYFILSSTEYPIKVKEFDYMIKYYHQELVKNLKLLKYPKAPPTLIDLHIAVVKKSFLGVFVSCSVMPIALLEPTEDANMENFMKDDEAGNKFKQNMYLNPRVIKSCELIFPFLENLGGFDV, encoded by the exons ATGGCTTCAAACGGAGACGGTGTTAGCGAGGATACCACATCAAATGGAGTCGACGTGGGAATGCAGCTGTTAACTGAAGACTTTTTTCATGATATCTTGGAAAAGCAATTTGGAAAGTGCACTATCAAAAAATTTACAGTAGCGCCCAGCTCAAGTGCTGGCGAAAATTATGTCTGTACAATGTATCGTGTCACCATTGAAGTCGAGAAGGAAG ATGGAACTGAAGATTCAACTAGATATATTATTAAAATGATGCCACCCAACGATCCAACCGCcgaaatgaaaaaaagtttagGCATTtttgaaaaggaggttgaaatgTACCAGAAAATTGTCCCTCAATTTGAGGAGATTCTCATAGAAAATGGTGTTAAGACCGCCTTGGCTCCAAAGTGTTGGAAGGTAGCATATGATCCTGAGATGTTGATAATGGAAGACTTGGGAGCACGGAAATTCTCTAATATAAATCGTCTCAATGGAATGGATATGGAACATGCTAAAATGGTTCTTTCGAAATTGGCACAATTTCATGCCGCATCGGTTTGccttttagagaaaaatggtcctTTCTCAAATCTGGTAATGGGGTCAATGGTCAATAATGAGCACTTCCGAGCTATGCAACCTATATTCTGGAGTaatattttaaagaatttaCGATTGTGGAAGACTTGTCAAGAGTATGTCCACCGAATG GAAAAAATGTCAGAAAGGATTTTGAGTATCTATGAAGATATATATGATCCAAAACCAGACGAATTCAATGTAATTTTACACGGAGATCTGTGGGCGAACAATATAATGTTTCAACATGATGAGGACGGTCAACCCAAGGATGTGTTATTTGTCGATCTCCAAATTTCAAGATATGGCTCTCCAGTCCATGATCTAATATATTTCATTCTCTCCTCTACTGAATATCCAATTAAAGTTAAGGAATTTGATTATATGATTAAATATTACCACCAAGAAttggtgaaaaatttaaaactcCTCAAATATCCAAAAGCCCCACCAACGCTTATAGATCTCCACATTGCAGTTGTGAAAAAATCTTTCCTTG GTGTCTTTGTCAGCTGCAGTGTCATGCCCATCGCACTCCTGGAACCCACTGAGGACGCTAATATGGAGAATTTCA
- the LOC119658736 gene encoding uncharacterized protein LOC119658736 isoform X2, producing MINNMAANGDASDENKKSNGVDAGIQLITQELFHDILEKQFGKCTIKKFTVTPSSSAGENYACLMYRVTIEAEKEDGTEDSIRYIIKMMPPNDPHAQMKKSLAIFPKEVEMYETIVPKFKEIFQENGVNTAFAPKCWKVVNDPEMLIMEDLGARNFTNINRLNGMDLEHAKMVLSKLAQFHAASVCVLEKNGPFSKHIMSSLITEESFELFKAMQVMFWGNIVKNMRLWKTCQEYVDRIEGMMDRMADIHKDMYDPKPDEFNVILHGDLWANNIMFQHDEKGHPKDILFVDLQISRYGSPVYDLLYFIFSSTEYSIKVKEFDYMIKHYHTELVKNLKLLKYPKEPLTLIDLHIAIVKKGFMGVAASCGVMPIALLDPNEDASMENLMTNDESGNKFQQAMYLNPRFIKSCELIFPFLENRGAFDV from the exons ATGATAA ATAACATGGCTGCAAATGGAGATGCTAGTGATGAAAATAAGAAATCAAATGGAGTTGACGCTGGAATTCAACTGATAACTCAGGAGTTATTTCATGATATCCTGGAAAAACAGTTTGGAAAATGCACTATAAAAAAGTTTACTGTAACGCCTAGTTCAAGTGCAGGCGAAAATTATGCGTGCTTGATGTATCGAGTGACTATTGAAGCTGAAAAGGAAG ATGGAACCGAAGATTCAATTAGATACATTATTAAAATGATGCCACCCAACGATCCACATGCccaaatgaaaaaaagtttagCCATTTTCCCGAAAGAAGTTGAAATGTATGAGACAATCGTCCCCAAATTTAAGGAGATTTTCCAAGAAAATGGTGTCAACACAGCCTTCGCTCCGAAGTGTTGGAAGGTAGTAAATGATCCGGAAATGTTAATCATGGAGGATTTGGGAGCAAGAAACTTCACCAACATAAATCGCCTCAACGGAATGGATCTGGAACATGCCAAAATGGTTCTGTCGAAGCTGGCACAGTTCCATGCTGCCTCGGTTTGcgttttagaaaaaaatggcCCTTTCTCGAAGCATATTATGTCCTCACTGATTACTGAGGAATCATTTGAACtattcaaagcaatgcaggtCATGTTTTGGGGAAATATTGTGAAAAATATGAGATTGTGGAAAACTTGTCAGGAGTATGTGGATCGGATT GAAGGGATGATGGACAGGATGGCAGATATCCATAAGGATATGTATGATCCAAAACCGGACGAATTCAATGTGATTTTACATGGAGATCTGTGGGCCAATAATATAATGTTTCAACATGATGAAAAAGGTCATCCAAaggatattttgtttgttgatcTTCAAATTTCAAGATATGGGTCTCCAGTGTATGACTTGCTATATTTCATTTTCTCGTCCACCGAATATTCAATTAAAGTCAAGGAATTTGATTATATGATCAAACATTATCACACAGAattggtgaaaaatttgaaacttcTCAAATATCCTAAGGAGCCACTGACGCTTATAGATCTGCATATTGCAATTGTCAAGAAAGGCTTCATGG GTGTTGCTGCTAGCTGTGGGGTTATGCCCATCGCGCTCCTAGACCCCAATGAGGACGCCAGTATGGAGAATTTGATGACAAATGATGAATCTGGCAATAAATTTCAACAGGCCATGTACCTAAATCCGCGATTTATAAAGTCATGCGAGTTAATATTTccttttctagaaaatagaggagcTTTTGATGTTTAG
- the LOC119658736 gene encoding uncharacterized protein LOC119658736 isoform X3, which yields MAANGDASDENKKSNGVDAGIQLITQELFHDILEKQFGKCTIKKFTVTPSSSAGENYACLMYRVTIEAEKEDGTEDSIRYIIKMMPPNDPHAQMKKSLAIFPKEVEMYETIVPKFKEIFQENGVNTAFAPKCWKVVNDPEMLIMEDLGARNFTNINRLNGMDLEHAKMVLSKLAQFHAASVCVLEKNGPFSKHIMSSLITEESFELFKAMQVMFWGNIVKNMRLWKTCQEYVDRIEGMMDRMADIHKDMYDPKPDEFNVILHGDLWANNIMFQHDEKGHPKDILFVDLQISRYGSPVYDLLYFIFSSTEYSIKVKEFDYMIKHYHTELVKNLKLLKYPKEPLTLIDLHIAIVKKGFMGVAASCGVMPIALLDPNEDASMENLMTNDESGNKFQQAMYLNPRFIKSCELIFPFLENRGAFDV from the exons ATGGCTGCAAATGGAGATGCTAGTGATGAAAATAAGAAATCAAATGGAGTTGACGCTGGAATTCAACTGATAACTCAGGAGTTATTTCATGATATCCTGGAAAAACAGTTTGGAAAATGCACTATAAAAAAGTTTACTGTAACGCCTAGTTCAAGTGCAGGCGAAAATTATGCGTGCTTGATGTATCGAGTGACTATTGAAGCTGAAAAGGAAG ATGGAACCGAAGATTCAATTAGATACATTATTAAAATGATGCCACCCAACGATCCACATGCccaaatgaaaaaaagtttagCCATTTTCCCGAAAGAAGTTGAAATGTATGAGACAATCGTCCCCAAATTTAAGGAGATTTTCCAAGAAAATGGTGTCAACACAGCCTTCGCTCCGAAGTGTTGGAAGGTAGTAAATGATCCGGAAATGTTAATCATGGAGGATTTGGGAGCAAGAAACTTCACCAACATAAATCGCCTCAACGGAATGGATCTGGAACATGCCAAAATGGTTCTGTCGAAGCTGGCACAGTTCCATGCTGCCTCGGTTTGcgttttagaaaaaaatggcCCTTTCTCGAAGCATATTATGTCCTCACTGATTACTGAGGAATCATTTGAACtattcaaagcaatgcaggtCATGTTTTGGGGAAATATTGTGAAAAATATGAGATTGTGGAAAACTTGTCAGGAGTATGTGGATCGGATT GAAGGGATGATGGACAGGATGGCAGATATCCATAAGGATATGTATGATCCAAAACCGGACGAATTCAATGTGATTTTACATGGAGATCTGTGGGCCAATAATATAATGTTTCAACATGATGAAAAAGGTCATCCAAaggatattttgtttgttgatcTTCAAATTTCAAGATATGGGTCTCCAGTGTATGACTTGCTATATTTCATTTTCTCGTCCACCGAATATTCAATTAAAGTCAAGGAATTTGATTATATGATCAAACATTATCACACAGAattggtgaaaaatttgaaacttcTCAAATATCCTAAGGAGCCACTGACGCTTATAGATCTGCATATTGCAATTGTCAAGAAAGGCTTCATGG GTGTTGCTGCTAGCTGTGGGGTTATGCCCATCGCGCTCCTAGACCCCAATGAGGACGCCAGTATGGAGAATTTGATGACAAATGATGAATCTGGCAATAAATTTCAACAGGCCATGTACCTAAATCCGCGATTTATAAAGTCATGCGAGTTAATATTTccttttctagaaaatagaggagcTTTTGATGTTTAG
- the LOC119658736 gene encoding uncharacterized protein LOC119658736 isoform X1 has product MEPGYGQFFKDLGDIPSCEVEELFPFMNATDGGDWILTPCSYHINNMAANGDASDENKKSNGVDAGIQLITQELFHDILEKQFGKCTIKKFTVTPSSSAGENYACLMYRVTIEAEKEDGTEDSIRYIIKMMPPNDPHAQMKKSLAIFPKEVEMYETIVPKFKEIFQENGVNTAFAPKCWKVVNDPEMLIMEDLGARNFTNINRLNGMDLEHAKMVLSKLAQFHAASVCVLEKNGPFSKHIMSSLITEESFELFKAMQVMFWGNIVKNMRLWKTCQEYVDRIEGMMDRMADIHKDMYDPKPDEFNVILHGDLWANNIMFQHDEKGHPKDILFVDLQISRYGSPVYDLLYFIFSSTEYSIKVKEFDYMIKHYHTELVKNLKLLKYPKEPLTLIDLHIAIVKKGFMGVAASCGVMPIALLDPNEDASMENLMTNDESGNKFQQAMYLNPRFIKSCELIFPFLENRGAFDV; this is encoded by the exons ATGGAGCCAGGCTATGGACAATTCTTTAAGGACCTCGGAGATATCCCTAGCTGCGAGGTAGAAGAGCTGTTTcccttcatgaatgctacggacGGAGGCGACTGGATTCTGACCCCCTGCTCTTACCACATCA ATAACATGGCTGCAAATGGAGATGCTAGTGATGAAAATAAGAAATCAAATGGAGTTGACGCTGGAATTCAACTGATAACTCAGGAGTTATTTCATGATATCCTGGAAAAACAGTTTGGAAAATGCACTATAAAAAAGTTTACTGTAACGCCTAGTTCAAGTGCAGGCGAAAATTATGCGTGCTTGATGTATCGAGTGACTATTGAAGCTGAAAAGGAAG ATGGAACCGAAGATTCAATTAGATACATTATTAAAATGATGCCACCCAACGATCCACATGCccaaatgaaaaaaagtttagCCATTTTCCCGAAAGAAGTTGAAATGTATGAGACAATCGTCCCCAAATTTAAGGAGATTTTCCAAGAAAATGGTGTCAACACAGCCTTCGCTCCGAAGTGTTGGAAGGTAGTAAATGATCCGGAAATGTTAATCATGGAGGATTTGGGAGCAAGAAACTTCACCAACATAAATCGCCTCAACGGAATGGATCTGGAACATGCCAAAATGGTTCTGTCGAAGCTGGCACAGTTCCATGCTGCCTCGGTTTGcgttttagaaaaaaatggcCCTTTCTCGAAGCATATTATGTCCTCACTGATTACTGAGGAATCATTTGAACtattcaaagcaatgcaggtCATGTTTTGGGGAAATATTGTGAAAAATATGAGATTGTGGAAAACTTGTCAGGAGTATGTGGATCGGATT GAAGGGATGATGGACAGGATGGCAGATATCCATAAGGATATGTATGATCCAAAACCGGACGAATTCAATGTGATTTTACATGGAGATCTGTGGGCCAATAATATAATGTTTCAACATGATGAAAAAGGTCATCCAAaggatattttgtttgttgatcTTCAAATTTCAAGATATGGGTCTCCAGTGTATGACTTGCTATATTTCATTTTCTCGTCCACCGAATATTCAATTAAAGTCAAGGAATTTGATTATATGATCAAACATTATCACACAGAattggtgaaaaatttgaaacttcTCAAATATCCTAAGGAGCCACTGACGCTTATAGATCTGCATATTGCAATTGTCAAGAAAGGCTTCATGG GTGTTGCTGCTAGCTGTGGGGTTATGCCCATCGCGCTCCTAGACCCCAATGAGGACGCCAGTATGGAGAATTTGATGACAAATGATGAATCTGGCAATAAATTTCAACAGGCCATGTACCTAAATCCGCGATTTATAAAGTCATGCGAGTTAATATTTccttttctagaaaatagaggagcTTTTGATGTTTAG
- the LOC119658735 gene encoding uncharacterized protein LOC119658735 isoform X1, with product MAVAEVLRAALISFPGTRVSAESSATGSGSFSAIISFLGCSCWSEEACMSSAKMTANGDCNGDMKTISPCEDASDLINKDLFVDVLEKQFAKCTLKKFESVKSSEGCENYMSLMFRVNIDMEKEDGTPTTAKFIVKVMPPNDPSAEFKKNLQVYSKEVEMYTKVIPKFQEIFHENNIEVEFAPKFWKTVEEHEILIMEDLKARKFENINRIQGMDMQHAELVLGKIAQFHAASACIYERDGKYSPQLMDETLREAKEEGFRKIQPILWAMICSHFRQWHSCQEYVEMMEGLKDRIADVYIEAFKRDSNEFNVLLHGDLWANNIMFQHDDNGKAKEVLFVDLQISRYGSPAHDLIYFIVSSTENSIKTKEFDHFIKFYHTELVKNLKLLKYPKPIPKLIDLHIAVLKRCFLGIATSVGAMAAALQDPNDNADISFFMAQSEEAKQFRKNFYMNPRLIRACELTLPFFCNKEISEVPTVVHLHSGIPVVIHMMRRERINEDSSALPTRIIQFTTK from the exons CCAAAATGACTGCCAACGGAGATTGTAATGGAGACATGAAAACAATTAGCCCCTGTGAGGATGCGTCGGACTTGATTAATAAGGATCTTTTTGTCGATGTATTAGAAAAACAATTCGCAAAATGTACTCTAAAAAAGTTTGAATCCGTAAAAAGTTCAGAAGGTTGTGAGAATTATATGTCCTTGATGTTTCGTGTTAACATAGATATGGAAAAGGAAG ATGGAACACCAACCACAGCTAAATTCATAGTAAAAGTGATGCCACCCAACGATCCAAGTGCCGAGTTCAAAAAAAATCTTCAGGTGTATTCAAAAGAGGTTGAAATGTATACCAAAGTTATCccgaaatttcaagaaattttccATGAAAACAACATAGAAGTCGAGTTCGCACCTAAATTTTGGAAAACTGTGGAAGAgcatgaaattttaataatggAGGATCTAAAAGCACGCAAATTTGAGAACATAAATCGAATACAGGGAATGGACATGCAACATGCAGAACTAGTCCTCGGAAAAATAGCACAATTTCATGCTGCATCGGCTTGCATTTATGAAAGGGATGGTAAGTATTCACCTCAATTAATGGATGAAACACTTCGTGAGGCAAAAGAAGAAGGATTCCGAAAGATACAGCCAATCCTTTGGGCTATGATATGTAGTCATTTTCGACAGTGGCATAGTTGTCAGGAGTATGTAGAGATGATG GAAGGCTTGAAGGATCGAATTGCGGACGTATACATAGAAGCGTTCAAAAGAGATTCAAATGAGTTCAATGTTCTCTTACATGGTGACCTTTGGGCTAATAATATAATGTTCCAACATGACGACAATGGCAAAGCAAAAGAAGTCCTTTTCGTAGACCTTCAGATTTCTCGCTATGGAAGTCCTGCTCATGATCTGATATATTTCATAGTTTCATCAAccgaaaattcaataaaaaccaaagaatTTGATCACTTCATCAAATTTTATCATACAGAGTTGGTGAAGAATCTGAAGCTTCTAAAGTACCCGAAACCAATACCGAAACTCATCGATTTACATATTGCGGTGTTGAAAAGGTGCTTCCTCG GTATTGCAACATCTGTCGGAGCTATGGCAGCTGCACTTCAAGATCCCAACGATAATGCTGACATTTCGTTTTTCATGGCACAGTCTGAGGAAGCAAAACAGTTCAGAAAAAACTTTTATATGAACCCAAGGCTGATAAGGGCTTGTGAACTTACGTTACCATTTTTCTGTAATAAAG AAATTAGTGAAGTACCAACTGTGGTCCACTTACACAGCGGCATTCCTGTGGTCATACATATGATGAGGCGCGAGCGGATTAACGAGGATTcgtccgcactccccaccagaATAATACAATTCACCACGAAGTGA
- the LOC119658735 gene encoding uncharacterized protein LOC119658735 isoform X3, with protein MTANGDCNGDMKTISPCEDASDLINKDLFVDVLEKQFAKCTLKKFESVKSSEGCENYMSLMFRVNIDMEKEDGTPTTAKFIVKVMPPNDPSAEFKKNLQVYSKEVEMYTKVIPKFQEIFHENNIEVEFAPKFWKTVEEHEILIMEDLKARKFENINRIQGMDMQHAELVLGKIAQFHAASACIYERDGKYSPQLMDETLREAKEEGFRKIQPILWAMICSHFRQWHSCQEYVEMMEGLKDRIADVYIEAFKRDSNEFNVLLHGDLWANNIMFQHDDNGKAKEVLFVDLQISRYGSPAHDLIYFIVSSTENSIKTKEFDHFIKFYHTELVKNLKLLKYPKPIPKLIDLHIAVLKRCFLGIATSVGAMAAALQDPNDNADISFFMAQSEEAKQFRKNFYMNPRLIRACELTLPFFCNKEISEVPTVVHLHSGIPVVIHMMRRERINEDSSALPTRIIQFTTK; from the exons ATGACTGCCAACGGAGATTGTAATGGAGACATGAAAACAATTAGCCCCTGTGAGGATGCGTCGGACTTGATTAATAAGGATCTTTTTGTCGATGTATTAGAAAAACAATTCGCAAAATGTACTCTAAAAAAGTTTGAATCCGTAAAAAGTTCAGAAGGTTGTGAGAATTATATGTCCTTGATGTTTCGTGTTAACATAGATATGGAAAAGGAAG ATGGAACACCAACCACAGCTAAATTCATAGTAAAAGTGATGCCACCCAACGATCCAAGTGCCGAGTTCAAAAAAAATCTTCAGGTGTATTCAAAAGAGGTTGAAATGTATACCAAAGTTATCccgaaatttcaagaaattttccATGAAAACAACATAGAAGTCGAGTTCGCACCTAAATTTTGGAAAACTGTGGAAGAgcatgaaattttaataatggAGGATCTAAAAGCACGCAAATTTGAGAACATAAATCGAATACAGGGAATGGACATGCAACATGCAGAACTAGTCCTCGGAAAAATAGCACAATTTCATGCTGCATCGGCTTGCATTTATGAAAGGGATGGTAAGTATTCACCTCAATTAATGGATGAAACACTTCGTGAGGCAAAAGAAGAAGGATTCCGAAAGATACAGCCAATCCTTTGGGCTATGATATGTAGTCATTTTCGACAGTGGCATAGTTGTCAGGAGTATGTAGAGATGATG GAAGGCTTGAAGGATCGAATTGCGGACGTATACATAGAAGCGTTCAAAAGAGATTCAAATGAGTTCAATGTTCTCTTACATGGTGACCTTTGGGCTAATAATATAATGTTCCAACATGACGACAATGGCAAAGCAAAAGAAGTCCTTTTCGTAGACCTTCAGATTTCTCGCTATGGAAGTCCTGCTCATGATCTGATATATTTCATAGTTTCATCAAccgaaaattcaataaaaaccaaagaatTTGATCACTTCATCAAATTTTATCATACAGAGTTGGTGAAGAATCTGAAGCTTCTAAAGTACCCGAAACCAATACCGAAACTCATCGATTTACATATTGCGGTGTTGAAAAGGTGCTTCCTCG GTATTGCAACATCTGTCGGAGCTATGGCAGCTGCACTTCAAGATCCCAACGATAATGCTGACATTTCGTTTTTCATGGCACAGTCTGAGGAAGCAAAACAGTTCAGAAAAAACTTTTATATGAACCCAAGGCTGATAAGGGCTTGTGAACTTACGTTACCATTTTTCTGTAATAAAG AAATTAGTGAAGTACCAACTGTGGTCCACTTACACAGCGGCATTCCTGTGGTCATACATATGATGAGGCGCGAGCGGATTAACGAGGATTcgtccgcactccccaccagaATAATACAATTCACCACGAAGTGA